Proteins co-encoded in one Arachis hypogaea cultivar Tifrunner chromosome 11, arahy.Tifrunner.gnm2.J5K5, whole genome shotgun sequence genomic window:
- the LOC112722810 gene encoding SNF1-related protein kinase regulatory subunit beta-2, with protein MGNVNVNNHNNNGATHSEEDDEDDEASSSGTLPTPPTELIGQSPPTSPRATHSPFIFAPQAPVVPLQRPDEMHIPSQSWLQSTSGYEDMYSELGIPTMITWSYGGKEVAVEGSWDSWKTRIPLQRSGKDFTIMKVLPSGVYQYRFIVDGRWRYTPDSPWTQDDAGNAYNILDLQDYVPEDIESISSFEPPQSPDSSYSSLHLSSDDYAKEPPLVPPHLQMTLLNVPVTNMETQPPMSRPQHGVLNHLYMQKRKSTPSVVALGTTHRFLAKYVTVVLYKSLQR; from the exons ATGGGGAATGTGAATgtcaataatcataataataacggTGCTACTCATTCAGAAGAAGACGACGAAGACGATGAAGCTTCTTCTTCGGGTACTCTTCCCACACCTCCCACCGAATTGATAGGTCAATCTCCACCTACAAGCCCCAGAGCTACCCATTCTCCCTTCATCTTCGCTCCTCAA GCTCCGGTGGTTCCACTACAGAGACCAGATGAGATGCATATTCCAAGTCAATCCTGGTTGCAATCTACCTCAGGGTATGAAGACATGTACAGTGAACTCGGAATTCCAACAATGATTACCTGGAGTTATGGTGGGAAAGAAGTAGCTGTGGAAGGGTCTTGGGATAGTTGGAAAACAAG AATACCATTGCAGAGGTCAGGGAAAGACTTCACAATAATGAAGGTACTGCCTTCTGGTGTTTACCAATATAGATTTATTGTGGATGGACGGTGGAGGTACACTCCGGACTCGCCATGGACACAAGATGATGCAGGGAATGCTTACAATATCTTAGACTTGCAG GATTATGTTCCTGAGGACATTGAAAGCATCTCTAGTTTTGAACCTCCTCAATCACCAGACTCAAGTTATAGCAGTTTACATCTTAGTTCTGATGATTATGCAAAGGAACCACCATTGGTTCCCCCACACTTGCAAATGACATTGCTAAATGTTCCAGTGACAAATATGGAAACGCAACCTCCTATGTCAAGACCTCAACATGGAGTGCTCAATCATCTTTACATGCAGAAAAGAAAGAGCACTCCTTCAGTGGTTGCGCTTGGCACAACGCATCGGTTTCTTGCCAAGTACGTCACTGTGGTGCTGTACAAGTCTCTGCAGAGGTAA